The genomic region agcacatcgggcgtgttgtacagacctttgtggaagagcaccgtatacgaatgcttccatggctagctcggtttccgcatctgaatccgatcaaacatgtttgggaaatgactggtcggagacttctacgttatccggcttcctcggctaacgttgaggagctatggaggcgagttgaggtggcatggttggccatccctcttgctacaatacagcgacttatagactccatgccacgtcgtgtagcgatggtacgcggagctcacgggggatactctcgctattgatgtttctcctcccagcagagttgtgccgctcTTCATGTAAGAGTAAGTACACTACTctagtactacttccataccaaattttattgcgctagacacacgcgttcagattatacagggtgtgctcgtgaattatttccaacagtgtaattaagattttagtatcgatttaaaacaaaatttgaattaatttaaattatttttaaagagatcTATCTCCCGAAAACCTGCAATATCTCAACGTCGACCAAGCATTAGCTGATGTAGTCTACTTCATCAActacaaaaaagaaacaattccTGGCTTAAAATCTAGCAAAGTCGTTGTAGTTGGAGGTTCATACTCAGCATCCATGGCTACATGGTTACGTCTTAAATATCCCCACGCCATCGACATCGCATACGCTTCAAGCGGCCCATTAAGAGCCGTCGCAGATTTCCACGAATACTATGAAGTCATTAacgataatattaaattagttaacTCGGAGTGTTTACAAACGATTAATGATGGTACTAAtttaatggaaaaagaaatggAAACTGAGGAtggtttaaaaagtttaagcGAACGATTAGGGATGTGCAACACTTTGAAAAATGAGGAACCCCACCGCtcgtttttcttcaatatGATTATCGCTGAAACTTTTGCGGGGTTGGTTCAATACGCTGGACAATATTCCATTCAAAATGATTGCGATAAATTGATGGGATTTGATGGGGAtgctttaaataaattaattgggTACATTAAGGATAATTATAAGGATGTTTCTTGTATTGGGGATTACGAcgaatttattgaaacttaTTCCTCCCATGAAACATCAAACGATATTTGTaagaaactttaattttgttgttttagatgattcagattatttttttagatcgCCAATGGATTTATCAAACTTGCACTGAATATGGGTATTTCCAAACGACCACATCTCAATATCAACCTTTCGGGGATACTTTCCCTTTAAACTTTTTCGTTGATATGTGCCCAACTTTATTTGGGGAAAGGTTTAACGAGACTGTTTTAAATACTGCCGTAAGAAgaacaaatttgttttatggcTCAATTGAACCTGAGATTACCAAGTTAATTTCGGTGCATGGTTCCGTTGATCCTTGGCACCCACTCGGAATTTTGAGCGATTTGAGTCCTTTAGCTCCCGCTATTTTTATTGAGGGTAGTTCTCATTGCGCCGATTTAAAATCGGTGTCTGAGTATGATATTCCAGCTTTGAGGGAGGCTAAAATAAGGATTAAGGGGATTATTGCTGAATggttaaaagaataaaaagttaaattttgaatgaatcatcataaattaattgatgaattgagttgttaataaattatacaaaatgactttgcttatttatttataataattttaatcgttaatttttaacgcaaaaatgttatttatttctaaactgctttattatttaaaacgtaCCATGACCTTCATTAAATAAGTCGTTTTTACTTAATTAATGGCAGTACTAgttcttaaaataaagtattagcTCAAAGTGATGACGAAGAAATAGTATATACAggtggtccatttaacgtgatGTATGCATGATGACAGTTGATCCTTGCATGTCTAAACTCACTATATACAAGGTGAGttttttccatgtttagtatatgaaaactagcggagatagagagacgattaaatagggaaagaattgcagtttcatgaactcaatttaatgagctttttgttttttggataaaatgcATGGCTAACTAGATATCTcgaaaaaacagtttttttgttatatcgttAGATAccgttattattgattttaggaaaaatttGTAGAGTATTccatgtttaattaatttaaaatgcaatacAAGCTGCAgaacaatattttgatcgTCGCCAGCCTTCTCTACCTACTTTTAAGAGGGTCTATGATAATTTGGGCAAGTATGGTTCTTTCTGTAAACAAAGTAAGGATACAAGACAGAAGTAAATGTATTAGCACGAATCCATCAAGATGCATCGATTTCAATGCAAGTTGCATTTGAAGCAGGCACGTCACAACGTACTGTAGTAGTATAGTAATGAGAGTTCTGGCGCaggattatggattatgtgaCGTCACGCTCCAATGTTATAAGATAGGGAAAGTGACCAACTTAAATCTGGAGGGCAAAAAAGTAACTAGATATAGGTTGACTTTTAGTGACCAACCTAAATCTGGGGGAGTGAAAAAAGTAActagatttaggttggtattaagtAACGTaagagaactaaaaacatagaTTTCATTAAAATGGCAGTTTCACAAACACTACCCTCAGATGACTACAATAAGCGTGTAGAATATTGTACGTGGTTTATTAACATGTGTGAAGTTGATCATAGCTTGCATTAAAGTTTTGTGGACAGATTTGTGAACAGAACATTTATGGATGCAGGAAAATCCGCACCAAAGTACATTCTAGtactaggtttagtgttagttctagttttagctcAACCCAACccttgaactagaatcattcgggtttagccgaacgtcttttaagacggctaaacccgagtTTGCAAATTTAGAGCTAAGGAAGTGACTTGTACAAGCGcgtaatttttgttgttactGCCAAATTCGAATTGTGTGTACTCATCGTGTTCCTTAGgtcattttgaacatcttaggaacaaaaaaatttttttatatttaaatttgcaaatttagaGCTAAGGAAATGACTTTTACAAGCTCgtaattgtttttgttactGCCAAATTCGAATTGTGTGTACTCATCGTGTTCCTTAGgtcattttgaacatcttaggaacaaaaaaatttttttatatttaaatttgcaaatttagaGCTAAGGAAATGACTTTTACAAGCTCgtaattgtttttgttactGCCAAATTCGAATTGTGTGTACTCATCGTGTTCCTTAGgtcattttgaacatcttaggaacaaaaaaatttttttatatttaaatttgcaaatttagaGCTAAGGAAATTACTTTTACAAGCGcgtaatttttgttgttactgccaaatttgaattgtgtgtactcatcgtgttccttaggtcattttgaacatcttaagaacaaaaaaaaaataatataaagctAAAATAACTTTGGGCATGCGTCTGAAGAAGCACGAACCCCGaaactttttagttttctcttttatataaattttgaacTTCAATATCAATGCTTATGGTGTCTTCcccagcccattggtaggacattagatagttttgagcatattgcttaaccTTATTAATGATAGTTTTAGAGTTAGAGTTGTGCTTATcgcaattttttcttaatcgaTTTTGGATGGAAATtaacttataaaaaaagtcacctttttaatttttgcatatcaattttgtttttgaattataatctttttaaattaaacgacATCTGGTTTGgcaaagttaacaattaatcGATTTGTTTATTAAGAGACTTTTTAATGGGAAAagatttatgttattaaaaagattaataataattaaaaaatctttattaaaataaaatttaattctatttaagTAAAATTCCAACAATAGGAATAATGAATCCCATtaaaaacactaaaatatacttaacaaaatcaaaatttaaatcaaaattacttTTCTCGATCCCCATTTTAAGTTTATCCGttttactttttgaataaGGGGGGTATCTTATAGACATCACTTTTTCTCCGAACGTTCCTAAATTCTTCACCAAAATGCTTTTCTTATGCACGAAAGTATCGAAGCTTGATTTTCCGTGGTATCTTCCCATTCCACTGGCTCCAACCCCGCCGAAAGGAAGTCCTGGGGTTGCCATATGCATCAAAGTATCATTAACACAAACTCCTCCGGAAGAAGTATTTTGGAGGAAATCATCGATGGTTGAGCGATcgtttgaaaaaatgtataaagcTAAAGGCTTTTCGCCTTTCCTAATAAACTCGATTGCTTCCTTTTGATTATTTACGTTTAAAATAGGGAGAATTGGCCCGAAAATTTCCTCTTGCATGATAGGATCTGATGGGGTGATATTAACGAGGATTGTTGGTTCGATGAATTTATCTTCGGGGTCGGTTTTTCCCCCGATAGCAACGTTTCCATCTTTTAAGTATTTTGTGATTCTTTTGAAGTGGTTATCGGTGACGATTCGGCAGAAATCTTCCGATTTTTGGGGGTTATCCCCGTACCATtccttcaaaatttttttcgatttttctataaatttttcttgagtGTTTTTGGTACACAAAATATAATCTGGGGCTATACAAGTTTGTCCCGCATTCACACATTTCCCCCAAAGAATTCTTCGCGCCGCCACATCCATATTAACAGTTTCGTCTATGTAAAGGGGGCTTTTTCCTCCTAATTCTAACGTGACGGGGGTTAAATTTTTCGTGGCCGCGGCATGAACGATTTTGCCAACTTGCGTACTTCCggtgaaaaaaatgtaatcgaATTTTTGTTGTAGAAGTTGCGTTGTTTCGGGGACTCCGCCACACACAACTTGGTAACACTCGTTATCTAAGTATTTgggtaaaattttttcgatgaAACGAGCGGTTGCTGGGGCAATTTCGGATGGTTTTATGATGACGCAATTTCCGGCGGCTATAGCCCCGGTTATGGggataaatgttaaattaatcgGGTAATTCCAAGCGCTTATCACCAAAACAACACCGTAAGGATCGTTATAAATAATCGCTTCATCCATTAAAGTAGCAACGGTTTTTTTCGGCTTTTCCGGTTCGGcccattttcttaaattctttaattgtTCTTGAATGTCGAGtttcaacattaaaatttCCGTCAACAACGACTCACTTCTTGATTTATTTAGGTCCTTTTTTAAGACCTCGATCATTTCATCTTGGTTTTCTTCGCACATTTTTAACAGATTTTTAAGTTGACGTTCGCGAAATTCCAACGGGATCGTTCGCCCGGAATCGAAAGCTTTCCGAGCGAtttccacgattttttccGGCGATTTCGAAGCCATTTTACTACAAAAACGTTAATGTTAATGATgaacttttaactttttagTGATATTTATAGCTATCGCGAAGCATGCGCGAACAAACACTTactaatgttaaaaaaaaactttatcgcGTGATAACGTTGATATCAAAATTGCTGTCTcataatttatcattttaattttgagtgcaattttaaataaatactgtaaaatctcgatataacgctCCATATAatggacaaaatatttttaagttatac from Onthophagus taurus isolate NC chromosome 5, IU_Otau_3.0, whole genome shotgun sequence harbors:
- the LOC111417173 gene encoding putative serine protease K12H4.7, translated to MYLNLFLVIFVLTQVKSDLILKKHGPPDVDAPKLRVDPPTWGTIQQRVDHFNPKDARKWEMRYLESGQFFEENGPMFIYLGGEWSINMGSIMSGQIVDMALEHRGYLFYTEHRYYGQSFPTEDLSPENLQYLNVDQALADVVYFINYKKETIPGLKSSKVVVVGGSYSASMATWLRLKYPHAIDIAYASSGPLRAVADFHEYYEVINDNIKLVNSECLQTINDGTNLMEKEMETEDGLKSLSERLGMCNTLKNEEPHRSFFFNMIIAETFAGLVQYAGQYSIQNDCDKLMGFDGDALNKLIGYIKDNYKDVSCIGDYDEFIETYSSHETSNDIYRQWIYQTCTEYGYFQTTTSQYQPFGDTFPLNFFVDMCPTLFGERFNETVLNTAVRRTNLFYGSIEPEITKLISVHGSVDPWHPLGILSDLSPLAPAIFIEGSSHCADLKSVSEYDIPALREAKIRIKGIIAEWLKE